From a region of the Vairimorpha necatrix chromosome 4, complete sequence genome:
- a CDS encoding CAAX prenyl protease domain-containing protein: MNKLLKYFVYSCLTIHFSIVSYELVRIFFTSIPKYLLPYDLSYNKLQYIKFVICKMLKLLSFYLIMFIVNLKSKDEHVKDPNISEDSVILDLQNLNESVQSSYNDRWERTSRFIKSNRALLSVYLYLISIDLDTFNPILYVIAPYLMYKILYKLYSRHKYTKIFFWSAISTIAAALYKFLAHKKSKSQIIENDKLPKEIMRYLIKNGYEVVTFNIESDVYNVGVIEAMNNVSIFIFGNIWEIFTDDEFTSVLYHEIGHVVNKSLLSRMLISKALDIFMYVIEFFMIYKNRSLLKQDNTSNTDEDRDIEIKNIICLYVILCISISPFINMINNIYSFIDESEADLFSVKNFDRKHLISALIKFTVENKANFDSSLLFNFMYFTHPCLKRRVELINEM; the protein is encoded by the coding sequence atgaataagcttttaaaatattttgtatattctTGCCTGACCATTCATTTTTCTATAGTCTCATATGAACTCGTTCGTATATTTTTCACATCTATACCTAAGTATCTTCTACCTTATGATTTATCATATAATAAGCTACAATACATTAAATTTGTCATTTGTAAAATGCTAAAACTATTGTCgttttatttgattatgtttattgtaAACTTAAAATCTAAAGATGAACACGTTAAAGATCCAAATATATCTGAAGATTCAGTTATATTAGATTTGCAAAATCTTAATGAAAGTGTACAGTCATCATATAATGATAGATGGGAAAGAACATCACGATTTATCAAATCTAATAGAGCTTTATTATCagtatatttgtatttaatatCTATTGATCTTGATACATTCAATCCcattttatatgtaataGCTCCTTATCTCatgtataaaattctatataaattatatagtaGACACAAAtatactaaaatatttttttggtcTGCTATTTCTACTATCGCAGCTGCTTTATACAAGTTTTTAGCtcataaaaaaagtaaatcacaaattattgaaaatgatAAGTTGCCGAAAGAAATAATGCGATacttgataaaaaatggTTATGAAGTTGTTACATTCAATATAGAATCTGATGTTTACAATGTAGGAGTTATCGAGGCTATGAATAATGTatctatatttatatttggtAATATATGGGAAATATTTACAGATGACGAATTTACAAGCGTGTTGTATCATGAAATAGGTCATGTAGTAAACAAAAGTTTATTGAGCAGGATGTTAATTTCCAAAGCTTTagatatatttatgtatGTAATCGAATTCTTTATGATTTATAAGAATAGAAGTTTATTAAAGCAAGATAATACATCTAATACAGACGAGGATAGAGATATAGAAATTAAGAATATTATATGTTTGTATGTAATTCTTTGCATTTCGATTAGtccatttataaatatgattaataatatttattcatTTATTGATGAAAGTGAGGCAGACCTATTTAGTGTGAAAAACTTTGATAGAAAACATCTTATAAGCGctcttataaaatttacagTGGAAAATAAGGCGAATTTTGATTcgtctttattatttaatttcatgTACTTTACGCATCCTTGTTTAAAAAGACGTGTTGAGCTTATTAAtgaaatgtaa
- a CDS encoding thymidine kinase encodes MLKFITGSVLSGKTMLLLEIISLVDPDARWILQRDFPNHNGEFKIQSRARFTEEVNPDEIVTEDMNLFEKFKKLEHKNKIKAVFCDEIQFFTRKHIDQLTKINQEYGVKIYVCGISETHDNNTWDTIKYLNDKLHSTIRIQSKCHYCSKPAETNIRADLNQKTQLIDTVNDGESEKYYGSCLECHDTLYKK; translated from the coding sequence ATGTTGAAGTTTATCACTGGTAGTGTGTTATCTGGGAAAACTATGCTTTTGTTAGAGATAATATCCTTAGTAGACCCAGATGCCCGTTGGATATTGCAAAGAGATTTTCCAAATCACAATggagaatttaaaatccAATCGAGAGCTCGTTTTACTGAAGAAGTAAATCCAGATGAGATAGTAACTGAAGATATGAATTTGTTtgagaaatttaaaaaactcgAACATAAAAACAAGATAAAAGCAGTATTTTGTGATGAAATTCAGTTTTTTACAAGAAAACATATTGACCAACTGACTAAAATAAACCAAGAGTATGGAGTGAAGATATATGTTTGCGGAATTTCAGAAACTCATGATAACAATACATGGgatacaataaaatatcttaatGATAAGCTACACTCTACAATAAGAATTCAATCGAAGTGCCATTATTGTAGTAAACCTGCCGAAACCAATATTAGAGCCgatttaaatcaaaaaacaCAACTAATAGACACGGTAAATGATGGCGAATCAGAAAAGTATTATGGAAGTTGTCTTGAATGCCATGATACgctctataaaaaataa